One window of the Misgurnus anguillicaudatus chromosome 8, ASM2758022v2, whole genome shotgun sequence genome contains the following:
- the dtd1 gene encoding D-aminoacyl-tRNA deacylase 1, translating to MSRAQVRGRSLVETGSVEGVLHVIETTTMKAIIQRVTKASVTVGEQQISSIGRGICVLFGISVEDTQKDVEYMVRKILNLRLFDDENGRAWSRSVMDRELEVLCVSQFTLQSILKGNKPDYHSAMPAELAQPFYNNILEQLREAYKPELIKDGQFGAYMQVHIQNDGPVTIQLESPPRPTDPKQLSKQEKQQQRKEKTRSKGPSESGREKGASRTKADGAVSSGAEGDVSSEREP from the exons ATGTCACGAGCGCAAGTCAGGGGGCGGAGCCTTGTGGAAACCGGAAGTGTTGAAGGAGTGTTACACGTGATTGAGACCACAACAATGAAGGCGATCATTCAAAGAGTAACGAAAGCAAGCGTAACAG ttgGGGAGCAGCAGATCAGTTCCATCGGCCGAGGAATCTGCGTTTTATTTGGCATCTCAGTTGAGGACACACAGAAAGATGTTGAATACAT GGTACGGAAGATTCTCAACCTGCGTCTGTTTGATGATGAGAACGGCCGTGCCTGGAGTCGCAGTGTGATGGACAGAGAGCTGGAGGTGTTGTGTGTGAGTCAGTTTACACTGCAGAGTATCCTCAAGGGAAATAAACCAGATTACCATTCTGCCATGCCGGCCGAACTGGCCCAGCCTTTCTACAACAACATTTTGGAGCAGCTGAGGGAAGCCTACAAACCAGAACTCATTAAAG ATGGACAGTTTGGGGCATATATGCAGGTACACATTCAAAATGACGGACCTGTGACTATTCAACTGGAATCTCCTCCTCGTCCTACAGATCCCAAACAG CTGTCAAAACAAGAAAAGCAACAGCAGAGGAAAGAGAAAACGCGATCAAAAGGGCCGTCTGAGTCCGGCAGAGAGAAGGGAGCATCACGAACCAAAGCAGATGGCGCTGTCAGCAGCGGAGCCGAGGGGGACGTGTCTTCAGAACGGGAACCATAG